From the genome of Anoplopoma fimbria isolate UVic2021 breed Golden Eagle Sablefish chromosome 1, Afim_UVic_2022, whole genome shotgun sequence, one region includes:
- the LOC129116719 gene encoding delta-like protein C codes for MARSFLPCLLLLVSVQTAISSGVFELKIDSFTSERSVCRLQSQDCQIFFRVCLKHSQDVINTEPPCTYGSANTEIFGADSKSISESAPIRVPFEFTWPGTFSLIIEAWNAESSGLGSTENQNNLISRLATRRRLTVGEEWSRDVHFGNQSELGYSYHVLCNEHYHGEACSSLCRPRNDTFGHWTCDDQGNRRCLEGWTSEYCSDPICAAGCSEEHGFCESPGECVCRQGWQGERCEECARHPGCLHGTCQQPWQCNCQEGWGGLYCDQDLNYCTNHKPCQNDASCTNTGQGSYTCTCRPGFTGKNCEIETNECDSNPCKNGGSCKDFENDYSCECPQGFYGKNCEISAMTCADGPCFNEGTCVENVAGGYSCRCPTGYTGSNCEKRIDRCSSNPCANGAQCLDFGKSLMCRCRAGFTGSRCETNIDDCASNPCRNAGTCVDGINDFTCTCTLGFTGKACSTRTSPCDQFPCDNGGTCYTHFTGPVCQCPTGFMGARCEYSLSKPTTKPTGNSDVPSALIAAVALGLVTLTLLVFAAIHILRKLRWGRELTGITTSVKNDLETVNNRNTVICGGGPYNGGLPGAPLCSLREKEAFLIPGGQLKVSNKDAALLENGDNMAIFKNKMADCNLVKDEQRLARNKFDLKKCDSSIIVPPLSFSKDSLYHSVFIIPEQREQCVFATEV; via the exons ATGGCGCGTTCGTTCCTGCCGTGTCTCCTGCTGTTAGTATCGGTGCAGACG GCCATCTCCTCCGGGGTCTTCGAGCTGAAGATCGACTCCTTCACCAGCGAACGCAGCGTCTGTCGCCTCCAGTCCCAGGACTGCCAGATCTTTTTCCGCGTGTGCCTCAAGCACTCGCAGGATGTTATCAACACGGAGCCGCCGTGCACGTACGGCTCCGCGAACACAGAGATCTTCGGCGCAGACTCCAAATCCATCTCCGAGAGCGCGCCCATCAGGGTGCCTTTTGAGTTCACGTGGCCG GGGACCTTCTCTCTGATCATTGAAGCCTGGAACGCGGAGTCTTCAGGCCTGGGGTCTACAG AAAACCAGAACAACCTCATCAGCCGGCTAGCGACCCGCCGCAGGCTGACAGTCGGGGAGGAATGGTCCCGCGACGTGCACTTTGGCAACCAGAGCGAGCTAGGCTACTCCTACCATGTGTTGTGCAACGAGCACTACCACGGCGAGGCCTGCTCCTCCCTCTGCCGGCCCCGCAATGACACCTTCGGCCACTGGACCTGCGACGACCAAGGCAACCGCCGCTGCCTGGAGGGCTGGACTAGCGAGTACTGCTCTGATC CCATCTGTGCAGCAGGGTGCAGCGAGGAGCACGGCTTCTGCGAGTCTCCCGGGGAGTGTGTGTGCCGGCAGGGCTGGCAGGGCGAGCGCTGCGAGGAGTGCGCCCGACACCCCGGCTGCCTCCACGGGACCTGCCAGCAGCCGTGGCAGTGCAACTGCCAGGAGGGATGGGGAGGCCTGTACTGTGACCAAG ACCTGAACTACTGCACCAACCACAAGCCTTGCCAGAACGATGCTTCATGCACCAACACCGGCCAGGGCAGCTATACCTGCACCTGCCGCCCCGGGTTCACTGGCAAGAACTGCGAGATTGAGACCAACGAGTGCGACAGCAACCCCTGCAAGAATGGCGGCAGCTGCAAA GATTTTGAGAATGATTATTCGTGCGAGTGCCCTCAGGGCTTCTATGGGAAGAACTGCGAGATCAGTGCCATGACATGCGCAGACGGGCCGTGTTTTAATGAAGGAACCTGCGTCGAGAACGTGGCTGGCGGGTACAGCTGCCGCTGCCCGACCGGGTATACAGGCTCCAACTGCGAGAAGAGGATCGACAGATGCAGCAGCAACCCCTGTGCCAATG GAGCTCAGTGTTTGGACTTCGGTAAGAGCCTCATGTGTCGCTGTCGGGCTGGCTTCACCGGCTCTCGCTGCGAGACCAACATTGACGACTGCGCCAGCAACCCCTGCCGCAACGCAGGCACGTGCGTTGACGGCATCAACGACttcacatgcacatgcacactcgGCTTCACCGGTAAGGCCTGCTCCACGCGGACCAGCCCCTGCGACCAGTTCCCCTGCGACAACGGTGGCACCTGTTACACCCACTTCACTGGGCCCGTGTGCCAGTGTCCAACGGGCTTCATGGGCGCACGCTGCGAGTACTCACTCAGCAAGCCAACAACCAAACCGACGGGGAATAGTGATGTTCCTTCTGCTCTGATTGCTGCCGTTGCCCTCGGCCTGGTGACGCTGACCCTGCTGGTTTTTGCCGCCATCCACATTCTGCGTAAGCTCCGCTGGGGCAGAGAGCTAACGGGCATTACTACATCGGTGAAGAACGACCTGGAGACGGTGAACAACCGCAACACAGTGATCTGTGGGGGTGGACCTTATAATGGGGGCTTACCAGGAGCGCCACTGTGTAGCCTGAGAGAAAAGGAGGCCTTCCTCATCCCGGGGGGGCAACTTAAAGTGTCCAATAAGGATGCAGCACTGCTGGAGAACGGCGACAACATGgccatctttaaaaacaaaatggcagaCTGTAACCTGGTGAAAGACGAGCAGCGCCTGGCAAGGAACAAGTTTGACCT TAAGAAGTGTGACTCGTCCATCATCGTTCCTCCTCTGAGTTTTTCAAAGGACAGCCTGTATCACTCAGTGTTCATCATCCCAGAGCAGAgggagcagtgtgtgtttgctacTGAG GTATAA